atgcaattcagtactcatctcaaaacaaaagcaatttaggtcaaaagagtttatactaagaaaggaaatagaaagtctaacagaacagatagatggcaataaaaactgtaacatagaggctcagaataaattagaggaaaaacaaaaagaaatggagaaacttattcaagaaagatcaagtgtaacatattataaaaaataaagcaaactggatggaatatggggaaaaatgcacaaaattattttttaatcttcaacataggaatgctaccaaaagaacttaatgaaactggttacaattgacggagtcaccatgattcaccaaatgacatttgaaggaagaaacaaagtactttaagcatatgttttcttttcagtcgcctccatctcctctaactgaagctaattgtagagattttttttctattgctatgtcaaattaacagccacacagaaagactcatgtgaaggtgaaattacagaggaggaacttctggatgcaattaaagactttaagtctgggaaaactccagggttggatggcataccagtcgaggtataccaaaccctttttgatatactaagaggaccgttattagcatgctttaaccactcctatgtaaatggtagattatctgacactcaagaagaaggactgatctcattattactgaaacaggatacaagtggaaaatataaagatccagtccatttacaaaattggaggccccttacactttagtgttgtgatgcaaaaatcctagcaaaatgtatagcgcatagaattaaaaaggtattgccggatattattcattctaatcagacaggttttttacatggaagatacattggagataatataaggcaagtattggaaacattagaacactatggaaaatatgggggaaaccaggcctgctattcatagcagacttcgaaaaggcatttgataaagttcgactggggtttatatataaatgcctggagcatttcaattttggagaatctcttataaaatgggtcaaaatcatgtatagtaaccctaggtgtaaaatagtaaataatggctatttctctgaaagttttaaactgtcaagaggagtgaaacaaggttgtccactatcggcatatctatttattgtggccatcgagatgttagcgattaaaatcagatctaataataatatcagaggattagaaataaagaccttaaaaacaaaggtgtcattgtacgctgatgattcatgttttttttaaatccacaactagaatccctccacagcctcatagaggatctagatacattttctaacctctctggattacaaccaaattatgacaaatgtactatattacgtattggatcactaaaaaatacaattttacattaccatgtagtttaccaataaaatggtctgatggtgatgtggatatactcggaatacatatcccaaaggaaataaatgatctcacttcaataaattttaatagaaaattagcaaaaatagataagatcttactaccatggaaaggaaaatacctgtcaatttgtggaaaaatcaccctgattaacctcattagtattatcacagtttacctatttgcttatggtcttgcctacgcctagcgaacagtttttaaattatatggaaaaaaatattcaatttttattttgaacggcaagccagacaaaattaaaagagcatatttatataatgaatatgaattcggaggacagaaattattaaatattaaagcattagacctatcactaaaagcttcagtcttacaaaagttatacttaaatccgaactggttctcaagcaaattagtaagattgtctcacccaatgttcaagaaaggcctttttccctttattcagattacaacctcacactttcagttatttgaaaagaaataatctcccaaatgtcactatttctaaaacaagccatagaaagttggttgcaatttcaatttaatcctccagaaacgaacagaacaaataatgcaacaaatattgtggttaaattcaaatatactaattgacaaaaaacctttattttttgacagaatgtttaaaaaaggtataatctttgtaaatgatatcatcggtaggactggtggagttatgacgcacatgcagctaacaaaaacatatggaaatgtctgctctacccaaaattacaaccaaataatggcagcattacacgcaaaaatggaagaggaaagtggaagggggggaaagtaaggaacttgtctgtcggccttgcattaaagaacataattggttaaggaaaactgtgataaataaaaaaatatatcagtttcacttaaggaccaaaggattgacagccgtcccatatagattgcaaaatagttgggaagagatctttgatgtaccgatcccatggcatagtgtttatgaactgacacgcaaaaacgacaccggattcaaaattagaatctttcaatttaaattattatataaaatccttgctaccaatagaatgttatttatatggggatacaatcttcccagctctgcagattttgctgtgaagagacggaatcattggaccatttgttttggttctgtccatttgtagcttgtttttggacactggtccaggaatggctaaaggattgcaatatttacctggaactaaccttgcagatagcattactgggtgatctgaaagagtcatagtcaatcaatcaataatataataatacttttagcaaagctgtttatttttaactctcaatctgtagaagcaatgagaatagaaaggttcagaacttttgtaaaacatcacagtacggttgaaatatatatggcaaatagaaatccgatatggatggtgttaagagatagatgggaggtattgaatagagttgaaggatgggactaataacaaataacaacaaataataacaaagatagctaataatgtaaagcatactgtgtccataataagtataggctgtatgttgggagcttttgggaaagagcacagttagaaagatatggcatatagaagcaaaccggatggacatcatgaaaacgatcggaggaggttgagagtagaagtagttcagagcaaaaaaataaataaataataataataataatgatatatatgtatgtatgtatgtatatgtatatatatatgtatatatataatagaattattgtaaaattaactgtgtccataaggtgtagatagtaagtatagaccggaagtagaggcctggcattgttgttcactaatttactccaagtagggaaaggatggtggggttgaaagtaataaagggggtatatatataaaaaaatatatatataaaaaaaaaaaaaaacatgggggattggaagtgatgcagacaattacattgatagaagatacaatctatcagcaatattaagctgatccattcccccgaaaaaaaaaaaataataataataataataataaaaaataaaaaattctcCACCGTCATCAATCCACCGTCGAACTGTTTACATACATTTCAACACATGTACAAAACACAAGTTGGCGTTCACGTTACAGAAACCTTGCACGTAAATATGCGCGACAAATATTTAACATAATGAACATACCTCGCTGGCTGCACACAACTGAGAGGGAAATGGGTCCACTTAGAAACAAgaatacttgtaaataaacacgtcGTTAATTTAACTTATCTTTCAGAGTACTAAACTTTACCGCCGCTACTTTACCGCGATGTCTGGAACTTGTCACCACTAAAAGCGTCCCAACAAAACATAGAATGTACAGATAGTTCCTATCACATAAATACAAGTGAAATCAATATTCAAAATACAAGTtgtacaaataataatgatattatgtaaaacctattaataatgacatgaataacattaataatgacatgaataacatttaTGGCAGTTaaactttgaaagtcccatgttgcagtgctgctgagagactcatgcagaggcccaaactttacagtggagcacggaggccatcttgtggttaaatttgggtactgcacaccatggttatttgctctttagagagagcatataacagaggcgcgctttctgtgccactggcctcaatcaggtcggccAAACGCAGATAATAGCGCACCGTGCACCAGCACTGAAGTCATTCATTCATTTGAAATCAACTAGCGAACACACCATGTCTGGAAGAGGCAAAGGCGGTAAGGGACTCGGAAAAGGAGGCGCCAAGCGTCACCGCAAAGTACTCCGCGATAACATCCAGGGAATCACCAAACCCGCTATCCGCCGTCTGGCTCGCCGCGGCGGCGTGAAGCGTATTTCCGGTCTGATCTACGAGGAGACCCGCGGTGTCCTGAAGGTGTTCCTGGAGAATGTGATCCGTGACGCAGTCACCTACACCGAGCACGCCAAGAGGAAGACCGTTACCGCCATGGACGTGGTCTACGCTCTGAAACGTCAGGGACGCACCCTGTACGGTTTCGGCGGTTAAACGCACTCTCTTCGGAATCTCAACACCCCGActcgaacccaaaggctcttttaagagccatccACATCCGCTTCAAAAGGGCCCATTCCATATagtgttattttttttttcagtATGCTATTTAGTAGGAAAGTATGAGCCACTTCGAGTGGACAGGGAGTATTAATTAGAGGATTCTAATGTCCCTTCCAGTTTTAGCGCACAGAGGGAGGCCTATATCTGACAGTGGCAAAGTGTAGTGACGTTGTTATTTTGGGTCAagcaatagtggaatttggacaACATGAAGCCACCACGAGTCAGTAGACGTGGCTCGAAAAGAGGGGgacagcgcgcacacacacacacacacacacagtccaaaatGCGAGCCCTATGTCTGACGGTGCCAAAGTGGGCAATTCTATCACCAGCATTATTTGGCACAACAATCGTGCCATTTGGACAACTATCAAAGGCCCCCTTTTgaaacacacaattccccatcggtcacagagcataggctatagagaggagggaggggctgAGGACCCGCGCGCGCCCCCTCAATTGTCTTTGTTCGGGAAACTAGCCTCTGAGCGGAAGGCTCTTTTGAGCACTGGGCAAATAGCAGGGGCGCCTACGAGCAGGGGAGTGTCCACTGCCGCTGACTTTGCTTAGCTTCCTCTTCATAAGACGGGTAAGCGCCCTTCACCCCCTCATTCGTTTCTGAGAAGCAACGAGACATCATCATGCCCGAGCCAGCAAAGTCAGCgcccaagaagggctccaagaaAGCCGTCACCAAGACCGCAGGGAAGGGCGGCAAGAAGCGCAGAAAGTCCAGGAAGGAGAGTTACGCCATCTACGTGTACAAAGTCCTGGCCATGGGAATCATGAACTCCTTCGTGAACGACATCTTCGAGCGTATCGCCGGAGAGTCCTCTCGCCTGGCCCACTACAACAAGCGTTCTACCATCACCTCCAGGGAGATCCAGACCGCGGTGCGCCTGCTGCTCCCCGGTGAACTTGCCAAACACGCCGTGTCCGAGGGCACCAAGGCCGTAACCAAGTACACCAGCTCCAAGTAAACAGCGCATTTGGACTGCTCTactaacccaaaggctcttttaagagccacccactctgTCAGTAAAAAAAGCAATTCCATCGCCACCGAATGAATGCGTAGGTAGGCTGCGTTACATTGTATCATTGTTTAATGGGCGGCGCGCGCCGCCTCGGAGAAGCGGCTACATTGTATCATTGTTTAATGGGCGGCGCGCGCCGGCTCGGAGAGcggctacattgtatcatttcccctgcccgttccagcgTAGGGTTTAGCGCGCCTTTTTTGGTGTCTTTGCGCGCTGAATAGTAACCCATGTTTGTCGGGCTCTATTCCAGGTGAAGGCAATGTAAAATGGCACCATTTGACAAAGggtgtaaataaataaatcaaaaagGCAGTCTGTTGGGTTTGATTGGAAATAAATTCCTTTTATCGTCTAATGAGCAGATAGTCATTTTGAGTTGACTTCCTGAATCGGTAGGACACGGATGGAGTGAATGGATGCTCCATCATTGGACTATACCCTAATGATGTGAACGAGAATGATGATGGCAAGAATAAAAAGGTGTTGAATAATAtgaatgtatattatatatatatatatatatgaacgtaGCCCTTTTGGCCTACAGGTCATTTCCGGTCAAGGTCACATCAtccatatagtcccctgtagctcagttggtagagcacagcgcttgcaacgccagggttgcgggttcgtttcccacggggggccagta
This window of the Coregonus clupeaformis isolate EN_2021a unplaced genomic scaffold, ASM2061545v1 scaf1068, whole genome shotgun sequence genome carries:
- the LOC123486213 gene encoding histone H4-like: MAVGQTQIIAHRAPALKSFIHLKSTSEHTMSGRGKGGKGLGKGGAKRHRKVLRDNIQGITKPAIRRLARRGGVKRISGLIYEETRGVLKVFLENVIRDAVTYTEHAKRKTVTAMDVVYALKRQGRTLYGFGG
- the LOC123486209 gene encoding histone H2B-like produces the protein MPEPAKSAPKKGSKKAVTKTAGKGGKKRRKSRKESYAIYVYKVLAMGIMNSFVNDIFERIAGESSRLAHYNKRSTITSREIQTAVRLLLPGELAKHAVSEGTKAVTKYTSSK